The window CTTCATTCACTTCAATATAGTCTGGGCCTTCTATAAATAAAATCAATTCCTGCTCTTCTATAGTGTAGGGAACTATGTTTGACCCATTAAACAAAAACCTTGTTCCCTGATATATGCCTTCTCCAGAAATCTCAAAGTATGGATTGCTTTCCTCAGGACCCAACTCTTCAAGCCATTTTTCTACTTCGTCCCATTCAAACTCAACTACTATCTTATCCTCCTCAACCCACCAGGTCTTGGCATAAGTTGTTTTGCCGTTAAAGCTGAGTTCTACTATTGTCAAGTCAATATCATTTACGTTATATCCTGGAAAATTCAAGTGAGCAAAGAATGAGCCGAGAATAAATTGAACAGATACATTAATTTTCAGGGTTTCAAAAACAAACTGTATGGTATTTGATTGAATTTTTGGTGAGGTGAAGTATGCACTGGTCTTTGGAAAATGTAGTGGATATGCGATTAGTGCCGCTGTCATAACAAAAACTGATGTATTTTTCAGTGTCCCTTTGAAGGTAGCCTTAATAACTCTCATTGTCTCTTCCCTTTTTCTATGCGCTTCCAGTCGTTTCTCGAGTTTTGTTTTTCTCATGGCCTAATTCCTCACTTTGCTATTTATTGTCATCTGAGTAACTATTCTCAAGTTCTATATTATTCCAGGAACGAAAGTCCAGTTCCCCGCTTGCAGATGGGGTTTGCTCAACTGCTTCATTAAGAAGAAATATTAATTCCAAGACACTTCTAAAGGGAATGGTCTTGTTCATCTCCAGCCATTGAATTGTCCCCTGCCAGTTGCTGTTTTGCTTGAAGTGTATTCTAATGAGAAAAGTGGAGCCTCCCATTTTGCATGTATACTTGTTGACATCAGAATGAAACATATTCTAGCCCCCTAGCAAGGTGTTAACATCAGGTTTTTTATATAGTAAATTGTATTGGCAAGCTGTAAATTTAAGTTACTATAAATTTAACACCTGGTAGTTATATGACTGTTCTTTTGGAGTTATATGATGGTTTTTTTGGAGTTATTTATTGGTTATTTATAAGTTATTTCTTGGATACATGCTGGTTTGCATAACAGCATAAAGAAAAAGAAGCCCGAAGGCCTCTTTAATCTTAATGAAGTAAAAATATAATTCCTGTTAACCTGGTCTAGTTTCAAAAAAATTACTGGAGGGCAGTACCTCTTCTATTTTTCTCTGCAAAACTAAATTTATATTCTTTCTTGCTGACATAAATCTATTTTGTATTCTATCCAAAGCCTTATGGGCCTGCTGAACGTTCAGTCCAGGCAGGCTTAATAAAAACTGTGCTTCATTCCACTCCGTAACTACATCACCTTTACGAAGACTTGATAAAAGTACCTGCCTTAATTCTTCAGCACCATTTTTCAGCATGCCTTTTGGCGGCAGGGTATAGTCGGGCATGGATAAGGTTAATAACCCCAAAAACGCTGTTTGGCCATATCTTTCTGAACGTCTTTTTTCCAGCTGATAAAGAAATTTAAAAATGTCCGGCTCACATAACATGGGTCCATTTGAATAGAACTCTTCCCTCAGGCTTTCTGAAATAGTTGATATATCAATTCCATTTTTGCTGATTTCCCCAAACAAAAGTCGGTACAACTTTCTTAGAGCATCAGAGGGCTTAACCCCCATTTCACGTTCAAATATATCTTCAACATATTTATAGTGGTTTTTTGCCTGTTTGATTTTACCTGCTGCAGCTAGAGCTTCAATATATCTGAAATGAGCCTCTTCCTCAAACATCTCATGCTTTAAAACCTTTTCGCAAATTGGAAGTATTTCCAGATAACGTTTTTGTTCTTTTAAAAGTTCCGACATCTCATAAACACTATGCAAGAAAATTCTTCTGTAATGGTTACGTGCTGGTAACAGCCAATCATGGCCATAGGTTCCAGACAAATATTCACCCTTATACATGTCCACAACCTTTTTAAATTGTTCAATGGCTTTATCAGCATCTTCCTTGGATATGTAATAAGCTTCATGAAAGGTCTTTTCAAATTCCACCACATCTATAACGCAGGCCTTTTTAGTTTCAAGCTTGTAACACCCATGGGAATATACAATGATACTGTTGGCATCACTGGTATTATGACCATTTAATACCTTACGCAGCCTGAAAATAAGAGCCCTTAATGTGCGTTTGGGATCAGTATACTCGGCTTCAGGCCACAAAGAATCCAGGATCTTTTCTGGCAGTACCAATTCATCTCTAAACGTCACTAAATATTTAAAGAGGTCCCATATCTTTAAACTGCTGTTAAACTCATCTGTCAAATTACGACCACAGTTAAATACGTTAAAATTACCCAGGGTTATAATATTAAGGTTGTTAGCATCCAGCCGGCATTTTTCTTCTATCACACAAAATTCCCCCACAGCACCATAGTTATGTTGCGTATAAAAAATCATGCCAAACAATAGAGAATGTATTATGATATTAACATTTTTTTCCGAATTCCTCAAGTGTTATCATTAAATATACACATTATCTTCATAAAGAAGACTTGGTTCTGCCATGGGACTGCCATGGGGACGGTTCCAATGGAAGGTTCCATGGTCTTACCTTCGGACCTTCGTTGCGCTGCGGTGACGCTCAAACCGTCCCCATGACTCCACTAATTGCTAAATTTCACTGTAGCAGTAGTGTTTAAAAGTTGCAAGGTTATCTACAGGCAGCAAGATTTTCAACGACACTAAAATATAATACAGTATAATTACAGATTATATTACAGGAATTATGTGGATATTAAAAATTTTTTATGAAGATACAGGATAATTTTAAAATATATATAAATATATATTAAAAATACTAATGGAAAAAGGGGGGACCCAAATGTTTAAAAAGCTGTTGATCTGCAGTGACCAATCTGACGCATCAAACCTTTTGTTTACATGTGTGGGAGATTTAAAAAGTATAGGGGCTGAAGAAGCCATACTGGTGCATGTATTTGATAATGTTCCCTTGGGCTTTAATGAAATTTTCGCCGGGGATACACAGGCTATTTTCGAAAAGGATTATCCTGCAATTAAAGAAGTTTTGAACAAGCTTGAAAAGCAAAAAATCCTGCTGGAGGAGGCTGGTTTAAAAACGACCATGGAAGCTGTAAATGGTATACCAGCCCGAGCAATAATTGAACTTGCTGAGAAGTACAAGGTATCGGCAATAGTCACAGGCTCCCATGGCAAGGGTATAATGAAACGAGCCACATTGGGAAGTGTCTCTACAGAAGTCCTTACCAGGGCACGTGTACCTGTGTTTTTAATTAAAGCAAAGTTGAATAAATCTGACGAGATTGTCCTTAGCAGACAAAAGCTTTTGAATCACATCTTATATCTTACTGACTTTTCAACAACAGCAGATAAAGCATTAAACTATGTTGAGCAAATTGTTCAGTATGCAAAGATTCCAGTCACCGTAGCACACATTCAGGATACTGCTCAGCTTTATAGAGATTTAAGCAAGGTTCCAGGATTTGATCCAAAAATGCTGGCAGAGGTGGAAGCGCAGAATTACAGGAAAGTCCGTACTGACCTGCAGCAAGTCAAAAAGCGCTTAGAGTTGGCCGGCTCCTCCACGGTAAGCGTGGATTATCCCAATGGAAGGCCCATTGATGTAGTCATGGACATTATCAAGAAAAATGAGGACCTTTCCCTTGTGGTAATGGGCAGCCAGGGCAAGGGTTTTGTTAAGGAGCTGTTCATGGGAAGCTTGAGCCTGCAGGTAACACGCTACTCACCAATTCCAGTTTTGATTGTACCTGCTAAGGTTTAAATTCACTAGCCTATCCATTATTTCGCCCCCTTGCTAGAATAACTAATCAGCATAATTATATAATAACAGAAACAAGTTGTTATATTTATGTATATTTTGTTAATTTTCATTGAACATAAAGGTATTACAAACTATAAGTCTAAATTTATATCTAGAAACTAATAAAGGAGAATGCTTATGTTTCAAAAAGTATTAATTTGCAGTGATGTCTCAGATGCCTCAAACATTCTAGTTGGTTGTGGTCAAGAGC of the Desulfitibacter alkalitolerans DSM 16504 genome contains:
- a CDS encoding universal stress protein, yielding MFKKLLICSDQSDASNLLFTCVGDLKSIGAEEAILVHVFDNVPLGFNEIFAGDTQAIFEKDYPAIKEVLNKLEKQKILLEEAGLKTTMEAVNGIPARAIIELAEKYKVSAIVTGSHGKGIMKRATLGSVSTEVLTRARVPVFLIKAKLNKSDEIVLSRQKLLNHILYLTDFSTTADKALNYVEQIVQYAKIPVTVAHIQDTAQLYRDLSKVPGFDPKMLAEVEAQNYRKVRTDLQQVKKRLELAGSSTVSVDYPNGRPIDVVMDIIKKNEDLSLVVMGSQGKGFVKELFMGSLSLQVTRYSPIPVLIVPAKV
- a CDS encoding AfsR/SARP family transcriptional regulator, whose amino-acid sequence is MIEEKCRLDANNLNIITLGNFNVFNCGRNLTDEFNSSLKIWDLFKYLVTFRDELVLPEKILDSLWPEAEYTDPKRTLRALIFRLRKVLNGHNTSDANSIIVYSHGCYKLETKKACVIDVVEFEKTFHEAYYISKEDADKAIEQFKKVVDMYKGEYLSGTYGHDWLLPARNHYRRIFLHSVYEMSELLKEQKRYLEILPICEKVLKHEMFEEEAHFRYIEALAAAGKIKQAKNHYKYVEDIFEREMGVKPSDALRKLYRLLFGEISKNGIDISTISESLREEFYSNGPMLCEPDIFKFLYQLEKRRSERYGQTAFLGLLTLSMPDYTLPPKGMLKNGAEELRQVLLSSLRKGDVVTEWNEAQFLLSLPGLNVQQAHKALDRIQNRFMSARKNINLVLQRKIEEVLPSSNFFETRPG